A portion of the Planktothrix sp. FACHB-1365 genome contains these proteins:
- a CDS encoding transposase yields the protein MNRTTSGVMEGLNNRIKLILRQSYGFKNFEMMREKLLACLSL from the coding sequence ATTAATCGAACAACCAGTGGAGTCATGGAGGGATTAAATAACCGGATCAAATTAATTCTTCGTCAAAGCTATGGCTTCAAAAATTTTGAGATGATGCGTGAAAAGCTACTAGCTTGTCTTTCTTTATAA